A genomic segment from Spinacia oleracea cultivar Varoflay chromosome 3, BTI_SOV_V1, whole genome shotgun sequence encodes:
- the LOC130469766 gene encoding uncharacterized protein, which produces MAVVFQNMKHPKAKDVKEYTYEEVDFDWKAEKRTTMDCGIFLMMHLLSFKGENYSCDLGLTNTKKLYRALICVNLATYDYNLIRNELIAKVEEFKITGKMKIEGGNKRTREDPEKGDQRQSFPFLSRFMNAASKWIVDEWSTQFQKMLDYMAIEDEKNMSETLAWFGESIEVTRGDLHSLLNLKNPTSNLVTAWAFYMNYHDATIEKDANDAKRFYFTLDHMEALEDCIHLKGKKTVAPLLKIWEDWVEAELEFNDIKKCDCVFVPLLLKDHFFCAVINFKNETIDHLDSILYETNEEWAEISEFIKAMGVMFELVLLPIVTQLGVVRL; this is translated from the exons ATGGCAGTTGTGTTTCAAAACATGAAACACCCAAAAGCAAAAGATGTTAAGGAGTACACTTATGAAGAGGTAGACTTTGATTGGAAAGCGGAAAAAAGAACCACAATGGATTGTGGTATCTTTTTGATGATGCACTTGTTATCTTTCAAAGGAGAGAATTACAGCTGCGATCTAGGACTGACAAATACCAAGAAGCTCTATCGAGCTCTAATATGCGTCAATCTTGCGACATATGATTACAATCTCATACGAAATGAGTTGATAGCCAAGGTAGAAGAATTCAAAATCACTGGAAAAATGAAAATTGAAGGGGGAAACAAAAGGACAAGGGAAGATCCAGAAAAAGGTGATCAGAGGCAATCCTTTCCCTTCCTATCAAGATTCATGAATGCGGCTAGCAAATGGATTGTCGATGAATGGTCAACACAATTTCAAAAAATGTTAGATTATATGGCAATCGAAGACGAAAAGAATATGag TGAAACATTAGCATGGTTTGGAGAGTCCATTGAAGTAACAAGAGGAGATTTACATTCtttgttgaatttgaaaaatcCAACATCTAACCTCGTCACAGCTTGGGCATTTTATATGAATTACCATGATGCTACTATTGAGAAGGACGCAAATGATGCAAAGAGATTCTATTTTACTCTGGATCATATG GAAGCACTTGAGGATTGCATAcatttgaaaggaaagaaaaccGTGGCACCATTGTTGAAGATTTGGGAGGATTGGGTCGAAGCAGAGCTAGAGTTCAATGACATTAAAAAATGTGATTGT GTTTTTGTTCCCTTATTGCTTAAGGATCACTTCTTTTGTGCTGTGATAAACTTCAAAAATGAGACAATTGATCATTTGGATAGCATCCTGTACGAAACAAATGAAGAATGGGCTGAAATTTCAGAGTTCATAAAAGCCATG GGTGTTATGTTTGAGTTGGTGTTGTTGCCGATTGTTACTCAGTTAGGGGTTGTTAGATTATAG